A genome region from Blochmannia endosymbiont of Polyrhachis (Hedomyrma) turneri includes the following:
- a CDS encoding YebC/PmpR family DNA-binding transcriptional regulator, translating into MAGHSKWKNTKRRKAVQDAKKEKIFSKLIREVRTATKVGGKDVLYNSRLRMVLQKASSNNVSKHILNRAIFRGSKELANEKIVQNVIYEGYGPGGTAILLQCITDNSRRIVSEIRYALSKYGGNLGIHGSVAYLFSKKGIISCVSNFSEDIIIDAALKVGAYDVSVHSGDMVKIYINSELLQAMEIELRSCDIQICEFQLVMIPYVYIDLNADNSLKCFKLIHMLKKIYGVCDIYHNAKFLKNDMLYHIDNDI; encoded by the coding sequence ATGGCTGGTCATAGTAAATGGAAAAATACAAAACGTCGTAAAGCTGTTCAAGATGCTAAAAAAGAGAAAATTTTTAGTAAGTTAATACGTGAAGTACGAACTGCAACAAAAGTCGGTGGTAAGGATGTTCTTTATAATTCGCGTTTACGCATGGTTTTGCAAAAGGCTTCATCTAATAATGTTTCAAAACATATTTTAAATCGTGCTATTTTTCGTGGTTCGAAAGAATTGGCTAACGAGAAGATTGTACAGAATGTTATTTATGAAGGATATGGTCCAGGTGGTACTGCTATTTTGTTGCAATGTATAACTGATAATAGTAGGCGTATTGTTTCTGAGATACGTTATGCATTGTCTAAATATGGTGGTAATTTAGGTATTCATGGGTCTGTGGCATATTTATTTAGTAAAAAAGGGATAATATCTTGTGTGTCTAATTTTTCTGAGGATATTATTATAGATGCAGCATTAAAGGTTGGAGCTTATGATGTTAGTGTGCATTCAGGTGATATGGTTAAGATATATATTAATTCAGAATTATTACAAGCAATGGAAATTGAGTTGCGATCTTGTGATATACAAATTTGTGAGTTTCAACTTGTGATGATTCCGTATGTATATATTGATTTAAATGCAGATAATTCTTTGAAATGTTTTAAATTGATTCATATGTTAAAAAAAATTTATGGTGTATGTGATATTTATCATAATGCTAAATTTTTAAAAAACGACATGTTGTATCATATAGATAATGATATTTAG
- the aspS gene encoding aspartate--tRNA ligase: MRTVYCEDLNISNIGLQVILCGWVNRYRIFSDFIFIDIRDRSGNIQVCFDVNHDNVVFSSARYLRNEFCVQITGIVRARPMHHINRNMKTGEIEVLASNLKIISTSEPLPLDLTKDNNSEEQRLKYRYLDLRRPIMFQRLKMRSHVISFVHHFMEKHGFLNIETPMLTRSIPEGARDYLVYSRLHSGKFYALPQSPQLFKQLLMISGFDRYYQIIKCFRDEDMRSDRQPEFTQIDLETSFMSAKRVREFVESLIYALWYEFLGVELTRFPQLTYREVMDKFASDRPDLRNPIEMSYIDISAEQIISNDYFDSDVDKSISLKVMIMFVPSGARLSCHELNRYVNDFQSFGGGNLTWVKIHGFGCNRNIEGSAVRFFTCAILESILLKTCISEHDILFLSCSHHQFSSKALNFLRVKLGNDLQLIKNGSWSPLWVIDFPMFKKDEEGDIMSMHHVFTAPKSTDIQILLEYPLSVLADSFDIVINGCELGSGSVRIHSYKIQKIIFEILGFTEEFQNDKFGFLLDALKYGAPVHAGIACGLDRLVMLLSGTDNIRDVIAFPKTTNAVDLMTKAPSVLDCDSDF, encoded by the coding sequence ATGCGTACTGTGTATTGTGAAGATTTAAATATATCTAATATTGGATTACAAGTAATATTGTGTGGATGGGTTAATCGGTATCGAATTTTTTCTGATTTTATTTTTATTGATATTCGGGATAGATCTGGAAATATACAAGTTTGTTTTGATGTTAATCATGATAATGTTGTTTTTTCATCGGCACGATATTTAAGGAATGAATTTTGTGTGCAAATAACTGGTATAGTACGTGCGCGTCCTATGCATCATATTAATCGTAATATGAAAACTGGAGAGATTGAAGTTTTAGCAAGTAATTTAAAGATTATTAGTACTTCTGAGCCATTACCGTTGGATTTAACTAAGGATAATAATTCTGAGGAACAACGTTTAAAATATCGTTATTTGGATTTACGTCGGCCGATTATGTTTCAACGTTTAAAAATGCGGTCACATGTTATTTCTTTTGTGCATCATTTTATGGAAAAACATGGTTTTTTGAATATTGAAACCCCTATGTTAACTCGCAGTATTCCAGAAGGAGCACGTGATTACCTTGTTTATAGTAGATTGCATTCAGGAAAGTTTTATGCTTTGCCTCAATCCCCTCAATTATTTAAGCAATTATTAATGATATCTGGTTTTGACCGGTATTATCAAATTATTAAATGCTTTCGTGATGAAGATATGCGTTCTGATAGACAGCCAGAATTTACTCAAATAGATCTGGAAACTTCATTTATGTCAGCTAAAAGGGTACGTGAGTTTGTTGAATCTTTAATTTATGCTCTTTGGTATGAGTTTTTAGGCGTGGAATTAACACGGTTTCCTCAATTAACTTACAGAGAGGTTATGGACAAGTTTGCTTCAGATCGTCCAGATTTAAGAAATCCAATAGAAATGAGCTATATTGATATTTCAGCAGAACAGATAATATCTAATGATTATTTTGATTCGGATGTGGATAAAAGTATATCTTTAAAAGTTATGATTATGTTTGTGCCATCTGGGGCACGGTTGTCATGTCATGAACTTAACCGGTATGTTAATGATTTTCAGAGTTTTGGAGGTGGAAATTTAACATGGGTAAAAATTCATGGTTTTGGTTGTAATAGAAATATAGAAGGTTCTGCAGTTCGTTTTTTTACGTGTGCAATTCTTGAAAGTATTTTGCTTAAAACGTGTATATCAGAACACGATATTTTATTTTTATCATGTTCACATCATCAATTTTCAAGTAAAGCATTGAATTTTTTACGAGTAAAATTAGGTAATGATTTACAATTAATTAAGAATGGTAGTTGGTCACCATTATGGGTAATTGATTTTCCGATGTTTAAGAAGGATGAAGAAGGTGATATTATGTCTATGCATCATGTATTTACTGCACCAAAAAGTACTGATATACAAATTTTATTAGAATATCCATTATCAGTATTAGCGGATTCTTTTGATATCGTGATTAATGGTTGTGAACTTGGTAGTGGGTCAGTACGTATTCATTCGTATAAAATACAAAAAATTATATTTGAAATTTTAGGTTTTACTGAAGAGTTTCAGAATGATAAGTTTGGTTTTTTGTTAGATGCTTTAAAATATGGTGCTCCAGTGCATGCTGGAATTGCTTGTGGTCTTGATCGTTTAGTGATGCTATTAAGTGGTACAGATAATATTCGTGATGTGATTGCATTTCCTAAAACAACAAATGCTGTTGATTTAATGACAAAAGCACCTAGTGTTCTTGATTGTGATTCTGATTTTTGA
- the argS gene encoding arginine--tRNA ligase: MNLRKILLKKINIAFKKSGIPNIYQANVQQSSKIQFGDYQINGIISIAKMLNVSSKTLAKKIANILQSDNIIKKIEIAEKEFINIFLEPTWVATQVQNTLVSPRLGISPIKPKTIVIDYSAPNVAKEMHVGHLRSTIIGDVSVRTLSFLGHKIIRANHIGDWGTQFGMILAYLNKLQLTNTFNENILLNKIEYYYQQAKKKYDTDPEFAEESRQYVVKLQNGDHFCRNIWLKLVNASMKHNQKIYNQLNVTLKPTDIMGESLYNNMLPYIVEDLKYKKLAIEHNGAIVVFLDEFNNRHGQPMGVIIQKKDGGYLYTTTDIACIKYRFEILKAHKIIYYVDSRQHQHLVQVWTIARKANYIPKTVSLEHHMFGMILNQHGQPFKSRSGKTLKIEDLLHEAFQRAKNLIIKKNPNIPPQALQKLANIISIGAIKYADLSKHRTTHYVFDWNKILNFEGNTAPYIQYAYTRIISIFNQSKLDIKKIKSNIELNTKEETLLAVCLLQFEETILVVANHGTPHILCNYLYRIALLFSSFYENCSILQTKNTLTTHSRLQLLLLTQRTLKQGLNLLGISTTKYM; the protein is encoded by the coding sequence ATGAATCTTCGAAAAATATTATTAAAAAAAATTAACATCGCATTTAAAAAATCAGGAATCCCCAACATATATCAAGCTAACGTACAACAATCTAGTAAAATACAATTTGGTGATTATCAAATTAATGGAATTATATCAATTGCAAAAATGCTTAATGTTTCTTCTAAAACACTTGCAAAAAAAATAGCAAATATACTGCAATCAGACAATATTATTAAAAAAATAGAAATTGCAGAAAAAGAATTTATTAATATCTTTCTAGAACCAACATGGGTAGCAACACAAGTGCAAAACACTCTTGTGTCACCTCGCTTAGGTATTTCACCTATTAAACCAAAAACTATTGTAATTGATTATTCAGCACCAAATGTAGCTAAGGAAATGCACGTCGGACATTTACGATCAACCATTATTGGTGATGTATCCGTGCGTACATTATCTTTTTTAGGACATAAAATAATTCGAGCTAATCATATAGGAGATTGGGGAACACAATTTGGAATGATACTAGCATACTTAAACAAATTACAACTTACAAATACATTCAATGAAAATATTCTACTCAATAAAATAGAATATTATTATCAACAAGCAAAAAAAAAATACGATACAGATCCTGAATTCGCTGAAGAATCAAGGCAATATGTTGTAAAATTGCAAAATGGTGATCATTTCTGTCGAAACATTTGGCTAAAATTAGTGAATGCTTCCATGAAGCATAACCAAAAAATTTATAATCAGCTTAATGTTACATTAAAACCAACTGACATTATGGGAGAAAGCTTATATAATAATATGCTTCCTTACATTGTAGAAGACCTAAAATATAAAAAATTAGCCATAGAACATAATGGTGCAATAGTGGTCTTTCTTGATGAATTTAACAATAGGCATGGACAACCAATGGGAGTCATTATTCAAAAAAAAGATGGAGGATACTTATACACTACCACTGATATTGCCTGCATAAAATATCGATTTGAAATATTAAAAGCACATAAAATAATTTACTATGTCGATTCTCGTCAACATCAACATCTCGTTCAAGTATGGACAATCGCCAGAAAAGCAAATTACATACCTAAAACAGTATCATTAGAACATCATATGTTCGGTATGATTTTAAATCAGCATGGACAACCATTCAAAAGCAGATCAGGAAAAACGCTAAAAATAGAAGATTTGTTACATGAGGCTTTTCAACGTGCAAAAAATTTAATAATTAAAAAAAACCCTAACATACCACCACAAGCACTACAAAAATTAGCTAATATAATTAGTATTGGCGCCATAAAATATGCAGATCTGTCCAAACATCGTACTACACATTATGTTTTTGACTGGAATAAAATATTAAACTTTGAAGGAAACACAGCTCCATATATACAGTATGCATATACTCGAATTATTTCAATTTTTAACCAATCAAAGCTTGATATTAAAAAAATAAAGAGTAATATCGAACTCAATACAAAAGAAGAAACTTTACTAGCGGTTTGTTTATTACAATTCGAAGAAACAATTTTAGTTGTAGCTAATCACGGTACTCCACACATTCTATGCAACTACCTCTACAGAATAGCTTTACTATTCTCATCATTTTATGAAAATTGTTCCATACTTCAAACAAAAAATACACTAACAACACATAGCCGATTACAATTATTATTATTAACACAACGTACTCTAAAACAGGGCCTAAATTTATTAGGCATATCAACCACAAAATATATGTAA